The Synchiropus splendidus isolate RoL2022-P1 chromosome 1, RoL_Sspl_1.0, whole genome shotgun sequence genome includes a window with the following:
- the LOC128764554 gene encoding regulator of G-protein signaling 5-like, which yields MCKGLAALPQSCLERAKEIKSKLGVLLQKPDSGVDLIVPAAEKPEKKPEKLVRPSAEEAAQWRESLERVLNHRYGVAAFRSFLQSEFSEENIEFWSACEDFKRIHNPSKMAAKAKKIYEDFIQSEGPMEVNIDHFTKDVTLRNLVELSPSAFDLAQKRIFALMEKDSFGRFLRSAQYQELLVH from the exons ATGTGTAAAGGACTAGCAGCGTTACCACAGTCCTGCCTGGAGAG GGCGAAGGAGATCAAGAGCAAGTTGGGAGTCCTGCTGCAGAAGCCGGACAGCGGCGTCGACCTCATCGTGCCAGCGGCAGAGAAGCCGGAGAAGAAGCCAGAGAAGCTGGTCAG ACCTTCAGCAGAGGAAGCTGCTCAGTGGCGCGAGAGTCTGGAGCGAGTGCTGAACCACCGCT ATGGCGTGGCTGCCTTCCGAAGTTTCCTCCAGTCGGAGTTCAGCGAGGAAAACATCGAGTTCTGGTCGGCCTGCGAGGACTTCAAGAGGATCCACAACCCCAGCAAGATGGCCGCCAAGGCCAAGAAGATCTACGAAGACTTCATCCAGTCCGAGGGCCCCATGGAG GTGAACATCGACCACTTCACCAAGGACGTGACCCTGAGGAACCTGGTGGAGCTCTCGCCGTCCGCCTTCGACCTGGCGCAGAAGAGGATCTTCGCTCTGATGGAGAAGGATTCCTTCGGCCGCTTCCTCCGCTCCGCGCAGTACCAGGAGCTTCTGGTCCACTAG
- the si:ch211-284e20.8 gene encoding fetuin-B isoform X1 has product MSACVWRSVACALLLQLASADPGGCSSSEVLRVAEETLQQINQDQVQGYVLSLNRVYDFSRTDLQNSSVFSLQLDVLETRCHVISRRHWTQCEVRSIDRVPVFGECQASAAVDSSVRLQSYSCSTRKVPATEVVQECPDCPTAESLQEPVVQEVANLSLQRFNQESGLSRRFSLEHITRASFQWVVGPSYFVEFTIVETACPTTSDPADAADCSLRDCRSARRGFCEGSHVGQEQPFQVQLQAGQKTWSQKPVEVRCEIYEPQVLETAVDLRGDCLSLSCVHQGAAEESAHSSGSCPSTRTQTLLGTLVDRASRPRSPPGAASCPGARRHHLGLQRLRL; this is encoded by the exons atgagcgcgtgtgtgtggcGGAGTGTGGCCTGcgccctgctgctgcagctggccaGCGCCGACCCtggaggctgcagcagcagcgaggtGCTGAGGGTGGCGGAGGAGACGCTGCAGCAGATCAACCAGGACCAGGTGCAGGGCTACGTCCTCAGCCTCAACAGAGTCTACGACTTCAGCAGGACGGATctgcag aACTCCTCCGTCTTCAGCCTCCAGCTGGACGTCCTGGAGACCAGGTGTCACGTCATCAGCAGGAGGCACTGGACGCAGTGTGAAGTGCGAAGCATTGACCGTGTTCCG gtgtttggCGAGTGTCAGGCCTCTGCCGCCGTCGACTCCAGCGTCCGGCTCCAGAGCTACAGCTGCTCCACCAGGAAAG TTCCAGCCACCGAGGTGGTCCAGGAGTGCCCCGACTGTCCCACGGCGGAGAGCCTGCAGGAGCCCGTGGTCCAGGAGGTGGCCAACCTCTCCCTGCAGAGGTTCAACCAGGAGAGTGGCCTCAGCCGCCGCTTCTCCCTGGAGCACATCACCAGAGCCAGTTTCCAG tgggtggtgggtccgtcCTACTTTGTGGAGTTCACCATCGTGGAGACGGCCTGCCCCACCACCTCTGACCCCGCCGACGCCGCTGACTGCTCCCTGAGGGACTGTCGCTCAGCG CGCCGGGGGTTCTGCGAGGGCTCACATGTGGGCCAAGAGCAGCCGTTCCAGGTCCAGCTGCAGGCTGGACAGAAGACCTGGTCTCAGAAGCCGGTGGAGGTCCGCTGTGAGATCTACGAGCCGCAGGTACTGGAGACCGCCGTGGACCTGCGGGGCGACTGTCTGAGCCTCTCctgtgtccaccagggggcggcggaggagtcagcgcactCCAGCGGCAGCTGCCCCAGCACCAGGACCCAGACCCTGCTCGGGACCCTGGTGGACCGAGCCTCCCGGCCCAGGTCCCCCCCGGGGGCCGCCTCCTGTCCTGGCGCCCGCCGACACCATCTGGGCCTCCAGAGACTCAGACTGTGA
- the LOC128748380 gene encoding BMP/retinoic acid-inducible neural-specific protein 3-like — MAMTQQPALLRTEQVPPQERCGSRTRISPPTSRCGPARALCEVQTCSRTRAHALAPLVRPEAAGHVTPGAVLRLSPPSVGCSERLYSQEPTERCSRLLPLLLERRDLRDCRRTAAPPVTGRYLDRLVQASGRRAPGPRSRPGPGPRLAPDSQGPFQRSQGFVEFSQRIQQGFTTKYKIYRDFGRWTVSSLALERQENSGVSLPLEPDFLRSIRHLGRRPSAASITHNIIRKYGTHFLQSATLGGEESLTIFVDRRKLTGASEASSAWSGNSSVSLESLHQLAASYFIDRESTLRTLHRLQITSSAVKVMETRTGPLGCSNYDNLDSVSSVLVQSPENKMQLRGLQELLPQHLRSRFVQAALNYLGCGEEGHFLCRHHDCWCRCSAEAPRCNCPEEELRALEASLVRIRGSWAAANQDFEESEEFQGLLRRLPTFYALNTSGVTHLWRTDAALVQRYKQLQLSGRALRSRAQRLVRQLFTLSRRCRSSPRTLELRERPFSFWPGYILSILYCSQDAHLGVYLEPSRRCSCPSQRSPCQGLLPCAVGPGAACASCSPENRTRCASCNHGYMLSQGACRHQVADSTERYVGLEPRLRDPELRLLLQRRERRLVLDAVFISNDVRLDSWFDPAWRKRMLLTLRSNKSKSKQVHMLLGVSLQLCRTPNSTLEPALALYINPFGGSHSESWLMPLGRDRYPDWERTPLDLPFHCSNWTLRLGGRWKTFVETLHVHLRGRVTGDGSVYQEPLEPPANRGYMKLAGVQVFGYSVHLDPDAIRDLILQLDYPHTRGSQDSALLQLLEIRERVNRLSPPGPQRLDLFCCLLRHRLKLSSGEVGRIQGALRAFSSHLPGAVEDQAARLCS; from the exons ATGGCTATGACTCAGCAGCCGGCGCTGCTGAGGACGGAGCAGGTCCCTCCGCAGGAGAGATGCGGCTCCAG GACCAGGATCAGCCCACCCACGTCACGCTGCGGTCCGGCCCGGGCCCTCTGTGAGGTCCAGACCTGCAGCAGGACTCGGGCTCACGCTCTCGCCCCTCTGGTGCGACCTGAAGCAGCGGGTCACGTGACTCCTGGAGCGGTCCTCAGACTCTCCCCTCCGTCTGTGGGCTG CTCCGAGCGTCTCTACAGTCAGGAACCGACCGAGCGCTGCTCgcggctgctgccgctgctgctggagagacgCGATCTCCGCG ATTGTCGGCGGACGGCAGCGCCGCCTGTCACGGGACGGTACCTGGACAGACTCGTCCA AGCCTCGGGGCGGAGGGCGCCGGGGCCCCGGAGCCGCCCGGGGCCGGGCCCTCGGCTGGCTCCTGACAGCCAGGGCCCCTTCCAGCGCTCGCAGGGGTTTGTGGAGTTCTCCCAGAGGATCCAGCAGGGCTTCACCACCAAGTACAAGATTTACAG GGACTTTGGCCGCTGGACGGTCAGCAGCTTGGCTCTGGAGCGACAGGAGAACAGCGGCGTGTCGCTGCCCCTGGAGCCCGACTTCCTGCGGAGCATCAGGCACCTGGGCCGGAGACCCAGCGCCGCCTCCATCACCCACAACATCATCAGGAAGTACGGGACCCACTTCCTGCAGTCGGCCACTCTGGGAG GGGAGGAGTCGCTGACCATCTTTGTGGACAGGCGCAAGTTGACTGGAGCGTCGGAGGCCAGCAGCGCCTGGTCTGGGAACTCCTCCGTGTCCCTGGAGTCTCTGCACCAACTGGCTGCCTCCTACTTCATCGACAGAGAGAGCACCCTGCGCACGCTGCACCGCCTCCAGATCACCTCCTCCGCCGTCAAG GTGATGGAAACCAGGACGGGTCCTCTCGGGTGCAGCAACTATGACAACCTGGACTCGGTCAGCTCTGTCCTGGTCCAGAGCCCTGAAAACAAGATGCAGCTGCGAG GCCTCCAGGAGCTACTGCCGCAGCACCTGCGGAGCCGCTTCGTCCAGGCGGCTCTCAACTACCTGGGCTGCGGAGAGGAGGGTCACTTCCTGTGCCGCCACCACGACTGCTGGTGTCGGTGCTCGGCCGAGGCCCCGCGCTGCAACTGTccggaggaggagctgagggcCCTGGAGGCCAGCTTGGTCCGGATCCGGGGCTCCTGGGCCGCAGCCAACCAGGACTTCGAGGAGTCAG agGAGTTCCAGGGTCTGCTCCGGCGACTGCCCACCTTCTACGCCCTCAACACGTCCGGCGTGACGCACCTGTGGAGGACGGACGCCGCGCTGGTGCAGCGCTacaagcagctgcagctcagcgGCCGCGCGCTGCGCAGCAGAGCTCAACGCCTCGTGCGGCAGCTCTTCACCCTCAGCCGCAGGTGCAGGAGCTCACCCCGGACCCTGGAGCTGAGGGAGAG GCCCTTCAGCTTCTGGCCCGGCTACATCTTGTCCATCCTGTACTGCAGCCAGGACGCCCACCTGGGCGTCTACCTGGAGCCCAGCCGCCGCTGCAGCTGCCCCTCCCAGCGCTCGCCCTGCCAGGGCCTGCTGCCCTGCGCCGTGGGCCCCGGCGCTGCCTGCGCCTCCTGCTCCCCGGAGAACCGCACCCGCTGCGCCAGCTGCAACCACGGCTACATGCTGAGTCAGGGCGCCTGCCGCCACCAGGTGGCGGACTCCACCGAGCGCTACGTCGGCCTGGAGCCGCGGCTGCGGGACCCggagctgcggctgctgctgcagaggcgCGAGCGCCGTCTCGTCCTGGACGCCGTCTTCATCAGCAACGACGTGAGGCTCGACAGCTGGTTCGACCCGgcgtggaggaagaggatgctGCTGACGCTGAGGAGCaacaagtccaagtccaagcaGGTGCACATGCTGCTGGGGGTCTCCCTGCAGCTCTGCCGGACCCCCAACAGCACGCTGGAGCCGGCGCTGGCCCTCTACATCAACCCCTTCGGCGGGAGCCACTCGGAGAGCTGGCTCATGCCGCTGGGCCGGGACCGCTACCCGGACTGGGAGAGGACTCCGCTGGACCTGCCCTTCCACTGCTCCAACTGGACCCTGAGGCTGGGTGGCAGGTGGAAGACCTTCGTGGAGACGCTCCACGTCCACCTGCGCGGCCGGGTCACAGGAGACGGGTCGGTCTATCAGGAGCCCCTGGAGCCGCCCGCCAACCGGGGCTACATGAAGCTCGCCGGGGTCCAAGTCTTCGGCTATAGCGTGCACTTGGACCCGGACGCCATCCGGGACCTGATCCTGCAGCTGGACTACCCGCACACCCGGGGCTCTCAGGACTCtgccctgctgcagctgctggagatcCGGGAGCGGGTCAACCGGCTGTCGCCGCCCGGGCCGCAGAGGCTGGACCTGTTCTGCTGCCTGCTGCGCCACCGGCTCAAACTGTCCAGTGGCGAGGTGGGCCGCATCCAGGGGGCGCTGCGGGCCTTCAGCTCGCACCTGCCCGGCGCCGTGGAGGACCAGGCCGCCAGGCTGTGCAGCTag
- the fetub gene encoding fetuin B yields MATELRHLLGGAEQSGGSESAVVAPPGGGSWDLLRVLGPHEGRRAAPCLALWLRNSPGMLRSLLQGSSVPRQVRVQTQEPERALLQSLTRQAHGPGQGSRGSRVVFAPSQQGGYKRPAPAPPLHLRTMARWALPSLLLTCLCVRLQGAPLDGMEAASCQDPQVAAAARLALREINLARQDGYVLKLHRLADAHLTKQGESGAVFYLRLQVAESNCSVLQRERHQECEAQEAPVIGVCKAAIFISRVQRVVRLYKYDCALRAALHKTCADCPALMDLGDGQVQSIAARSLLQYQKDAQLRKHFAVLQVTRASLSVSIGNIYNVDYTIQETTCGADVESPTADKCPLLDCEFTHRGFCRASQFPTQDGGTQLSVQCQIFESEAAEREKVLHAAQTDHAHKDTHSHDPKHDGSHPVDDAHTHDHAHHHTKPHSHSHSHEHHHGHAHDHVHAHHAKAHDHSGDTPHHHHQYKHADGVHTHEHDHELALDHEHKHAHLHEHEHHHHHHQHQDQMASQRQPQGAVRMLPRLDQAATLPAFPDRPAAGLEEAAALPLVPDPDIPGQMEPFIRPFPAAASAACPSADPGDVLSDLFSQDPEFKV; encoded by the exons atggcaaccgagctgcgccacctgctggggGGAGCGGAGCAGTCAGGAGGCTCTGAGAGCGCTGTGGTGGCGCCACCTGGCGGCGGCTCCTGGGACCTGCTCCGTGTGCTCGGTCCCCACGAAGGTCGCAG ggctGCTCCATGCTTGGCGCTCTGGCTGAGGAACAGCCCTGGGATGCTGAGGAGCCTCCTGCAGGGTTCTTCAGTGCCACGTCAAGTCAGAGTCCAGACACAGGAACCAGAGAGAGCGCTGCTCCAGTCCCTGACTCGGCAGGCTCAC GGGCCGGGTCAAGGGTCACGGGGGTCGAGGGTCGTGTTTGCCCCCAGCCAGCAGGGCGGCTATAAGAGGCCGGCGCCGGCGCCGCCGCTCCATCTCCGGACCATGGCTCGCTGGGCTCTGCCGTCCCTGCTGCTGACCTGCCTCTGTGTgcgcctgcagggggcgccgctGGACGGGATGGAGGCGGCGTCCTGTCAGGATCCTCaggtcgccgccgccgcccgccTGGCGCTCAGAGAGATCAACCTGGCTCGCCAGGACGGCTACGTGCTGAAGCTGCACCGGCTGGCCGACGCTCACCTGACCAAGCAG GGAGAGAGCGGCGCCGTCTTCTACCTCAGGCTCCAGGTGGCTGAGAGCAACTGCAGCGTGTTGCAGAGAGAGCGCCACCAAGAGTGTGAAGCCCAGGAGGCTCCA GTCATCGGCGTGTGCAAGGCCGCCATCTTCATCAGCCGCGTCCAGCGCGTGGTGCGCCTCTACAAGTACGACTGCGCCCTCAGAGCAG CCCTCCACAAAACGTGCGCCGACTGTCCGGCCCTGATGGACCTGGGCGACGGCCAGGTCCAGTCCATCGCCGCCCGCTCCCTGCTGCAGTACCAGAAGGACGCGCAGCTGCGTAAACACTTCGCCGTGCTGCAGGTCACCCGGGCCTCGCTTTCG gtgtcCATCGGGAACATCTACAACGTGGACTACACCATCCAGGAGACCACCTGCGGCGCCGACGTGGAGAGCCCCACGGCAGACaagtgccccctgctggactgcGAGTTCACG CACCGCGGCTTCTGCCGGGCCTCGCAGTTCCCCACCCAGGACGGAGGAACCCAGCTGTCAGTGCAGTGCCAGATCTTCGAGTCGGAG GCGGCTGAGCGGGAGAAGGTTCTGCACGCTGCCCAAACTGACCACGCCCACAAGGACACGCACTCTCACGACCCCAAACACGACGGCAGCCACCCAGTGGACGACGCCCACACGCACGACCACGCACACCACCACACCAAGCCGCACTCCCATAGCCACAGTCACGAGCACCACCACGGCCACGCCCACGACCACGTGCACGCGCACCACGCCAAGGCGCACGACCACTCCGGCGACactccccaccaccaccaccagtaCAAGCACGCCGACGGTGTGCACACGCACGAGCACGACCACGAGCTGGCGTTGGACCACGAGCACAAGCACGCGCACCTGCACGAGCAcgagcaccaccaccaccaccaccagcaccaggaCCAGATGGCCAGCCAGCGCCAGCCCCAGGGCGCTGTGAGGATGCTGCCCCGCCTGGACCAGGCCGCCACGCTGCCGGCGTTCCCGGACCGCCCGGCCGCCGGACTGGAGGAGGCCGCCGCCCTGCCGCTCGTCCCCGACCCCGACATCCCGGGACAGATGGAGCCTTTCATCAGGCCCTTCCCTGCCGCCGCCTCGGCCGCCTGCCCCTCGGCCGACCCCGGCGATGTGCTGTCCGACTTGTTCTCCCAAGACCCCGAGTTTAAGGTCTGA
- the si:ch211-284e20.8 gene encoding fetuin-B isoform X2 has protein sequence MSACVWRSVACALLLQLASADPGGCSSSEVLRVAEETLQQINQDQVQGYVLSLNRVYDFSRTDLQNSSVFSLQLDVLETRCHVISRRHWTQCEVRSIDRVPVFGECQASAAVDSSVRLQSYSCSTRKVPATEVVQECPDCPTAESLQEPVVQEVANLSLQRFNQESGLSRRFSLEHITRASFQWVVGPSYFVEFTIVETACPTTSDPADAADCSLRDCRSARRGFCEGSHVGQEQPFQVQLQAGQKTWSQKPVEVRCEIYEPQGAAEESAHSSGSCPSTRTQTLLGTLVDRASRPRSPPGAASCPGARRHHLGLQRLRL, from the exons atgagcgcgtgtgtgtggcGGAGTGTGGCCTGcgccctgctgctgcagctggccaGCGCCGACCCtggaggctgcagcagcagcgaggtGCTGAGGGTGGCGGAGGAGACGCTGCAGCAGATCAACCAGGACCAGGTGCAGGGCTACGTCCTCAGCCTCAACAGAGTCTACGACTTCAGCAGGACGGATctgcag aACTCCTCCGTCTTCAGCCTCCAGCTGGACGTCCTGGAGACCAGGTGTCACGTCATCAGCAGGAGGCACTGGACGCAGTGTGAAGTGCGAAGCATTGACCGTGTTCCG gtgtttggCGAGTGTCAGGCCTCTGCCGCCGTCGACTCCAGCGTCCGGCTCCAGAGCTACAGCTGCTCCACCAGGAAAG TTCCAGCCACCGAGGTGGTCCAGGAGTGCCCCGACTGTCCCACGGCGGAGAGCCTGCAGGAGCCCGTGGTCCAGGAGGTGGCCAACCTCTCCCTGCAGAGGTTCAACCAGGAGAGTGGCCTCAGCCGCCGCTTCTCCCTGGAGCACATCACCAGAGCCAGTTTCCAG tgggtggtgggtccgtcCTACTTTGTGGAGTTCACCATCGTGGAGACGGCCTGCCCCACCACCTCTGACCCCGCCGACGCCGCTGACTGCTCCCTGAGGGACTGTCGCTCAGCG CGCCGGGGGTTCTGCGAGGGCTCACATGTGGGCCAAGAGCAGCCGTTCCAGGTCCAGCTGCAGGCTGGACAGAAGACCTGGTCTCAGAAGCCGGTGGAGGTCCGCTGTGAGATCTACGAGCCGCAG ggggcggcggaggagtcagcgcactCCAGCGGCAGCTGCCCCAGCACCAGGACCCAGACCCTGCTCGGGACCCTGGTGGACCGAGCCTCCCGGCCCAGGTCCCCCCCGGGGGCCGCCTCCTGTCCTGGCGCCCGCCGACACCATCTGGGCCTCCAGAGACTCAGACTGTGA